One genomic region from Bacillota bacterium encodes:
- a CDS encoding Crp/Fnr family transcriptional regulator, translating to MKDDKTRLSRVSLFRGIDFADLDVVIRCLNAKKAAYKKKDIILMEGQSVSSVGIVLSGNVQVIKEDFMGNRNILAEIPAGSLFAETFACVQTPDLPVSVICSADCEVLWIDFRRIISTCSNACIFHTKLIENMLMILASKNILLNQKIEHISKRTTREKLLSYLSDESYKQGKNEFDIPYNRQQLADYLCVDRSALSSELCKLQNEGILQFHLNHFILIQ from the coding sequence ATGAAAGATGATAAAACTAGACTAAGCAGAGTATCATTGTTTAGGGGGATTGATTTCGCTGACCTTGACGTGGTTATTCGATGCCTTAACGCCAAAAAAGCCGCCTATAAGAAGAAGGATATTATTTTAATGGAAGGTCAATCTGTTTCATCGGTAGGAATAGTGCTGTCAGGGAATGTTCAGGTCATAAAAGAAGATTTTATGGGAAACCGCAATATTTTAGCTGAGATACCTGCAGGAAGCCTGTTTGCGGAAACTTTTGCATGCGTTCAAACGCCAGACCTTCCGGTGTCTGTTATTTGTTCTGCTGACTGTGAAGTGTTGTGGATAGACTTCAGACGTATTATTTCTACATGCTCAAACGCGTGTATATTCCATACTAAGTTGATTGAGAATATGCTGATGATATTAGCCTCTAAAAATATATTGCTTAACCAGAAAATAGAACATATATCAAAAAGGACTACAAGAGAAAAACTGCTTTCGTATCTTTCAGATGAATCATATAAACAGGGCAAAAATGAATTTGATATCCCTTATAACAGGCAGCAGCTTGCGGATTATTTATGCGTTGACCGCAGCGCCCTGTCCAGTGAACTGTGTAAACTTCAAAATGAAGGGATATTACAGTTTCATCTTAACCATTTTATATTGATACAATAA
- a CDS encoding 4Fe-4S binding protein yields MLRKVIKIDEERCNGCGLCANACHEGAIAVINGKAKLMRDDYCDGLGNCLPVCPTGAISFEEREALPFNEKAVAARLNVNKGGCPGSMAKALNRQNIPEIIEEKNAPESRLMQWPIQIKLVPVNAPYFDGANLLVAADCTAFSYGNFHEKFIKNHITLIGCPKLDQGDYAEKLTEIIKNNNIKSIKVVRMEVPCCGGIENAVKQAIINSGKMIPWQVIVISIEGKIIEE; encoded by the coding sequence ATGTTAAGAAAAGTCATTAAAATAGATGAAGAAAGGTGCAATGGTTGTGGGTTATGCGCTAATGCATGCCATGAAGGAGCAATTGCTGTAATAAACGGGAAAGCAAAACTTATGCGCGACGATTATTGCGATGGGCTTGGGAATTGTCTTCCGGTATGTCCTACAGGAGCTATTTCATTTGAAGAGCGAGAGGCATTGCCATTTAATGAAAAGGCTGTTGCGGCTCGGTTGAACGTAAATAAAGGCGGTTGCCCAGGCAGTATGGCTAAAGCCTTAAACCGTCAGAATATTCCCGAAATAATTGAAGAAAAAAATGCCCCGGAAAGCAGACTTATGCAATGGCCTATCCAAATTAAACTTGTGCCGGTCAACGCACCTTACTTTGACGGAGCCAATCTTCTTGTTGCCGCTGACTGCACGGCGTTTTCCTACGGAAACTTTCATGAAAAGTTCATAAAAAACCACATCACATTAATAGGCTGCCCAAAACTTGACCAAGGTGATTATGCAGAAAAGCTGACCGAAATCATAAAAAACAATAATATAAAAAGCATTAAAGTTGTAAGGATGGAAGTGCCCTGCTGCGGCGGAATCGAAAATGCTGTTAAGCAGGCAATTATTAATAGCGGCAAAATGATCCCTTGGCAGGTGATTGTCATTTCTATAGAAGGAAAAATTATAGAAGAATAA
- a CDS encoding NAD(P)-binding protein has translation MKTLEEHKRIKVTVNGREIEVYDNLTILQALLQEDIHIPHLCYDIRLERSNGNCGLCVVALGENGEQDVKACQTPIKEGMIIDTNSERLVNYRKIRLEQLLSDHNADCVAPCVMTCPANVDIQSYLRHVGNGNFEAAIRTIKENNPFPLVCGRVCPHPCEAQCRRNLVDSPVAINYVKRFAADWDMSRENPWMPSKSVDTGKKIAIIGAGPSGLSAAYYSAIKGHDVTVFERQSHAGGMMRYGIPEYRLPKATLDKEIDTMKKLGVKIMTGKALGTHLHLEDLHKDFDAVYLAIGSWQATPMHIEGENLDGVWLGIQYLEQEINGSNPKPDGNVIVIGGGNTAIDCTRTALRRGAKSVKLIYRRTQEQMPAEPYEVEEALKEGVEMLFLMAPTKIESENGRKKLHCIKMMLGEPDRSGRRRPVPIEGSDVEIEADTIIGAIGQSTNTQFLYNDLPVKLNKWGNIDISGKTQQTSESNIFAGGDCVTGPATVIQAVAAGRHAAEAMDCYLTKGYVKEQNTDYSCSRGSMEDLPQWEFEEKPKIPRSKMPSISIEERNHNFNEVELGLIEKTAREEANRCLRCGCTERFSCDLRKEATAHGIEYKDPAYERPFIPIVDDHPFIVRNHNKCISCGRCIAACAEIEGPDVLSFYMKNGRQIVGTKSGLPLQETDCVSCGQCVNACPCGALDYRRERGRVFRAINDPNKTVVAFVAPAVRSLITKQYGVPFEKASGFMAGLLKKMKFDKVFDFTFAADLTIVEETTEFLTRVEKNGVMPQFTSCCPGWVNFVEKRYPEIIPHLSSCKSPQMMMGATVKNHFSKISGIDKENLYVVSIVPCLAKKHEAARPEFAPEGIRDVDAVLTTSEMIEMVNLANIDTNDIVPQEFDDPYRQVTGAGILFGASGGVAEAALRMAVEKLTGKALTDHLDFEEIRGFEGVKEATVDANGTKVRVAVISGLHNAEPIVEKIIQGVDVGYDLIEVMACPGGCICGAGHPVPEKIDALEKRQQTLVNIDKISKYRKSQENPDILRLYEEFYGEANSHLAHKLLHTHYTPRRGDNACAMVSVRKKADSAFVTQEYTVCMCDSCKSKGAKELYDQLSETIKQLKMDPFIKVNTIRLKETHAGEGIYVTLNGKMIEDPHLDNILKK, from the coding sequence ATGAAGACTTTAGAAGAACATAAACGTATTAAAGTGACGGTTAATGGGCGTGAAATTGAAGTATATGATAACCTCACAATATTGCAGGCACTGCTTCAAGAGGATATACATATACCTCATCTGTGTTATGACATTCGGCTTGAGAGATCTAATGGGAACTGCGGACTTTGCGTAGTTGCACTTGGAGAAAATGGAGAGCAGGACGTCAAGGCGTGTCAGACGCCTATCAAAGAGGGCATGATAATCGACACAAACAGTGAAAGACTTGTGAATTATCGTAAAATCAGACTTGAGCAGCTTCTTTCAGATCATAATGCAGACTGCGTGGCTCCATGCGTTATGACATGCCCGGCTAATGTGGATATTCAGTCCTACCTCCGCCATGTCGGCAACGGTAATTTCGAAGCTGCAATCCGTACAATCAAGGAAAACAATCCCTTTCCGTTAGTCTGCGGACGTGTATGTCCTCATCCGTGTGAGGCACAGTGCCGCAGAAATTTAGTCGATTCGCCTGTTGCGATCAATTATGTTAAACGTTTCGCGGCTGACTGGGATATGTCCAGAGAAAATCCCTGGATGCCAAGCAAGAGCGTTGACACGGGAAAGAAAATAGCAATAATAGGTGCCGGCCCGTCTGGTCTTTCTGCGGCATATTATAGTGCTATCAAAGGGCATGACGTTACAGTATTTGAACGCCAGAGCCATGCAGGCGGAATGATGAGATACGGTATCCCGGAATACAGACTGCCAAAAGCGACACTTGATAAAGAGATCGACACAATGAAAAAACTGGGTGTCAAAATAATGACTGGGAAGGCACTAGGCACTCATCTGCATCTAGAAGATTTACATAAAGATTTTGACGCGGTTTACCTTGCTATCGGGTCATGGCAGGCAACTCCTATGCATATTGAAGGTGAAAACCTTGACGGCGTATGGCTTGGCATACAGTATCTTGAACAGGAAATAAACGGATCTAATCCTAAGCCAGACGGTAATGTTATTGTCATCGGCGGCGGCAACACTGCTATAGACTGTACGCGGACTGCGCTTAGAAGAGGCGCAAAGTCAGTAAAGCTTATTTACCGCAGAACTCAAGAGCAGATGCCCGCGGAACCTTACGAGGTTGAGGAAGCATTAAAAGAGGGCGTTGAAATGCTCTTTTTAATGGCGCCCACAAAGATAGAGTCAGAAAACGGCAGAAAGAAACTGCACTGCATAAAGATGATGCTTGGCGAACCTGACCGCTCTGGCCGCCGCCGTCCTGTACCTATTGAAGGCAGTGATGTTGAAATAGAAGCTGATACTATTATCGGTGCTATCGGACAAAGCACAAATACACAGTTCTTATATAACGATTTACCTGTTAAACTTAATAAGTGGGGCAATATTGATATTAGCGGCAAAACACAGCAGACTTCTGAAAGCAATATTTTTGCTGGCGGCGACTGCGTTACAGGCCCGGCAACTGTTATTCAGGCAGTCGCCGCCGGCCGCCATGCCGCTGAAGCTATGGACTGCTACTTAACAAAGGGTTATGTCAAGGAGCAAAACACAGATTACAGTTGCAGCCGCGGTTCTATGGAGGATCTTCCACAGTGGGAATTTGAAGAAAAGCCTAAAATTCCGCGTTCGAAAATGCCTTCCATTTCAATCGAAGAGAGAAATCATAATTTTAATGAAGTTGAGCTTGGTTTGATTGAGAAAACAGCAAGAGAGGAAGCGAACAGGTGCCTAAGATGCGGCTGTACCGAAAGATTCTCATGTGATTTAAGAAAAGAGGCCACAGCACACGGCATCGAATATAAAGATCCCGCATATGAACGTCCATTCATTCCGATTGTCGACGATCATCCGTTCATAGTCAGAAACCATAATAAATGTATTTCGTGCGGAAGGTGTATTGCCGCTTGCGCAGAAATAGAAGGGCCTGACGTGCTTTCATTCTATATGAAAAACGGGCGCCAGATCGTTGGAACAAAGAGCGGACTTCCGCTTCAGGAAACTGACTGTGTAAGCTGTGGACAGTGTGTCAACGCATGCCCGTGTGGAGCACTCGATTACCGCCGTGAAAGAGGAAGAGTATTCAGAGCGATAAATGATCCGAATAAAACAGTTGTCGCTTTCGTTGCTCCTGCAGTAAGAAGCCTTATAACAAAACAGTATGGTGTTCCGTTTGAAAAAGCCTCCGGATTTATGGCCGGGCTCCTAAAGAAAATGAAATTTGATAAGGTATTCGATTTTACCTTTGCCGCTGACCTTACGATCGTTGAGGAGACGACGGAATTTCTCACAAGAGTCGAAAAAAATGGAGTCATGCCGCAGTTTACATCATGCTGTCCAGGCTGGGTCAACTTCGTTGAAAAGAGATACCCTGAGATTATCCCTCATCTCTCCAGCTGCAAATCACCGCAGATGATGATGGGCGCAACTGTTAAGAACCATTTTTCAAAGATTTCAGGAATTGACAAAGAGAATCTTTATGTTGTTTCAATCGTTCCGTGCCTTGCAAAGAAGCATGAGGCTGCACGTCCTGAATTTGCCCCAGAAGGTATCCGCGATGTTGATGCAGTACTCACGACCAGTGAAATGATCGAAATGGTTAACCTCGCAAATATTGATACAAATGATATCGTTCCGCAGGAGTTTGACGATCCTTATCGCCAGGTCACAGGAGCCGGTATCCTGTTTGGAGCTTCCGGCGGCGTTGCTGAAGCGGCGCTTAGAATGGCAGTCGAAAAGCTGACTGGAAAAGCGCTTACCGATCATCTCGATTTTGAAGAGATACGCGGGTTCGAAGGGGTTAAAGAGGCAACAGTTGACGCTAACGGCACAAAAGTCCGCGTTGCTGTAATCAGCGGGCTACATAATGCCGAGCCTATCGTTGAAAAAATAATCCAGGGCGTTGATGTTGGCTATGATTTGATTGAGGTTATGGCATGCCCCGGCGGCTGCATATGCGGCGCCGGACATCCGGTTCCGGAAAAAATCGATGCTCTTGAAAAACGACAGCAGACGCTCGTCAACATCGATAAAATTTCAAAATACCGTAAGTCACAGGAAAACCCTGATATTCTGCGGTTATATGAAGAGTTTTACGGTGAAGCAAATTCTCATTTGGCACACAAGCTTCTGCATACACATTACACACCACGCAGGGGTGATAATGCCTGTGCAATGGTTTCCGTTCGCAAGAAAGCGGATTCAGCTTTTGTAACACAAGAATATACGGTATGTATGTGCGACTCCTGTAAAAGCAAGGGTGCTAAGGAGCTCTATGATCAGCTTTCTGAAACTATAAAGCAGCTGAAAATGGATCCGTTTATAAAGGTAAATACAATAAGATTGAAGGAAACTCATGCTGGGGAGGGCATATATGTGACCCTTAACGGAAAAATGATAGAAGATCCCCATCTGGATAATATACTTAAGAAATAA
- a CDS encoding amino acid permease, which translates to MKKTEKGLSALQLAMMALGTVIGGSFFLGSSVAIHAAGPSILLGFIYGGMLVYFILYALSEMTVANPDSGSFRTFAADAFGPGAGFVVGWVYWTGMILAMSSEATAVSILVRVWAPTIPIAILGSAIISGVTLLNLLGANRLSKLESGLAAVKLAAIVSFIIIALLLIVGAFPGNKAIGAGELANENFMPGGITGLAGSMLIVMFSYAGFEIIGLASSEAENPKTSIPKAIRYTVISLVALYIISVGILLPLIPTVDINENTSPIVAALNRHGIDWAGNALNIVLITAILSTMLAAMFGLGRMMRSLADEGHAPEWLKNKTDVPYRGILASGVAMLIALGFGLLFPRVYLFLISSGGFAILFSYAVIMATHIKFRKKNGCPDGKCQMWGFPYTSVFVLLSLIAAIISMPFVKGQASGLIAGSIIVVFYTLSYAILRVFKQTRTINKKVLYKRAPRFQTEQSKEIADKDNNDNDQ; encoded by the coding sequence ATGAAAAAAACGGAAAAAGGACTTAGCGCACTACAGCTTGCAATGATGGCACTTGGAACAGTAATAGGTGGTTCATTCTTCCTCGGCTCATCTGTGGCCATTCACGCCGCAGGACCATCAATTTTATTAGGGTTTATTTACGGAGGAATGCTTGTCTATTTTATACTCTATGCTTTATCTGAAATGACTGTTGCTAATCCTGATTCAGGATCTTTCAGGACATTTGCTGCCGACGCATTCGGGCCTGGCGCTGGGTTTGTTGTAGGCTGGGTATATTGGACTGGAATGATTCTTGCAATGTCAAGCGAGGCTACAGCAGTTTCGATACTAGTTAGGGTATGGGCTCCTACAATCCCTATCGCCATTCTCGGCAGTGCTATAATCAGTGGAGTGACTCTTTTGAACCTTTTAGGTGCAAATAGATTAAGCAAACTCGAAAGCGGACTTGCCGCAGTTAAGCTAGCCGCTATTGTCTCATTTATAATTATCGCGCTTTTACTTATAGTAGGCGCTTTCCCGGGAAACAAAGCCATCGGCGCCGGCGAACTTGCAAACGAAAATTTTATGCCCGGCGGCATAACAGGGCTTGCCGGCAGCATGCTGATCGTTATGTTCAGCTATGCCGGATTTGAAATAATTGGCCTTGCGTCATCTGAGGCCGAAAACCCCAAAACTTCGATTCCTAAAGCTATAAGATATACGGTAATAAGCCTTGTCGCACTTTATATCATCTCCGTAGGAATACTGCTTCCTCTTATCCCAACCGTTGATATAAACGAAAACACAAGCCCGATAGTAGCGGCTCTTAATAGGCACGGGATAGACTGGGCAGGTAATGCGCTAAATATTGTCCTTATAACAGCAATTCTTTCAACCATGCTTGCTGCAATGTTTGGACTTGGCAGAATGATGCGTTCACTTGCCGATGAGGGTCATGCCCCCGAATGGCTGAAGAATAAAACCGATGTTCCTTATCGCGGAATCTTAGCATCAGGGGTAGCTATGCTTATTGCGTTAGGGTTTGGATTATTGTTTCCTCGCGTATACCTTTTTTTAATCAGTTCAGGCGGATTTGCCATCTTATTTTCGTATGCGGTAATTATGGCAACCCATATTAAGTTTAGAAAAAAGAATGGTTGCCCTGACGGTAAGTGTCAGATGTGGGGCTTTCCGTATACTTCGGTATTTGTATTGCTATCTCTGATTGCGGCAATCATTAGTATGCCGTTTGTCAAGGGACAAGCTTCCGGGCTCATTGCAGGGAGTATTATTGTAGTATTTTATACATTAAGTTATGCTATATTGCGAGTTTTCAAGCAAACCCGGACGATTAATAAAAAAGTTTTATATAAAAGAGCGCCGCGTTTTCAAACAGAACAATCAAAGGAGATTGCTGATAAAGATAACAATGATAATGACCAATGA